Proteins from a single region of Esox lucius isolate fEsoLuc1 chromosome 13, fEsoLuc1.pri, whole genome shotgun sequence:
- the LOC105014087 gene encoding 60S ribosomal protein L37, protein MTKGTSSFGKRRNKTHALCRRCGSKAYHLQKSSCGKCGYPEKRKRRYNWSAKAKRRNTTGTGRIRHLRVVYRRFRNGFREGTVPKPKRAAVAGSSSS, encoded by the exons ATG ACGAAGGGAACGTCATCATTTGGTAAACGTCGCAACAAGACGCACGCCCTGTGTCGTCGGTGCGGATCGAAGGCATACCACCTGCAGAAGTCTTCATGTGGAAAGTGTGGCTACCCCGAAAAGCGCAAGAGAAGAT ATAACTGGAGTGCCAAGGCCAAGAGACGCAACACCACAGGGACTGGCCGTATCAGACACCTGAGGGTCGTCTACCGCAGGTTCAG GAATGGATTCCGTGAGGGCACTGTCCCTAAGCCAAAGAGAGCAGCAGTAGCTGGTTCAAGCTCTTCCTAG